DNA sequence from the Sulfurimonas sp. HSL3-7 genome:
AAGCAGCATCGGTACAAGAGAGAGTTCCCAGAAGACATAGAACAAGATCGCATCAAGCGCAGCAAAAACACCGACCATCGTCATCTGTAAAAAGAGCAGCGTGATGATCAGGTCTTTGATACGGCGCGTCTCAGTCAATGAAATAATACCCAGCATCGTAAAAAATGATGCCATGATAATGATAAAGAGTGAAATACCGTCAATACCAAGAAGGTACGAAATGCCGAATGCCGGGATCAGGTTTGCCTGTTCCATGAACTGCATACCGGAGATGCTGCCGTCAAATGCATACCATAACCAGAGTGAAAGGGCGAACTCAACACCCGATACAACGATACCGTAAGCACGCATACTGTCTTTATGGACAATAAAGCCCAGCACTGCTGCCAGTGCCGGGAAAAATATCAAGATCGATAAAATATGGTCTAACATTTATATTACTCCTAATCCAGAGAGCAGCTTCGCCAGCTCATCTGATTGTCCAATGTAGAATGCCGCGGCAAGTACCAAAAGGATAAGGGTACCGATAACCATCCAGCGTAGCATTGATGAAAGGTTTCCGTTTTGCATTGTATGTGTTTTCTTACCCGTGTTATAAAAGATGTTGGCGACACCGTCGACCGTTGCATCCACAACCTTGAGGTCAATTTTCCACATCATGTCCGACAGTTCACGGTACGGCTTTGATATGTACTCTTCATAGAACTGCGGGATGTAGTACTGGTTATATAGAAGCTGATAGAGAAGACCCGATTCAACTTTCTTGTCCACCTTGACCGCTTTTGCGTATTTTTTATATGCATAGACAATCGCAGCGATTACGAAGAGCTGCGTACCGATCGTCATGATCCAGAAGACCGTATGGTTATGAACATGATACTCGATCGCCGGCAGAAGCTGCGTTACCATCTCAAAATACGGTGTTTTGAAAAGCATACCTGCGATGACCGCAAGGATCGCCAGCGGTGCCATAGCATAGAGCATAAAGTTGTACGCTTCGTGCGGATGGATACCGTGCTCCAGGTGTCTCTCATCCCCATGAAAGATCAGTGCAACAAGACGGAACGAGTAGAACGCTGTCAGACCCGCAGTCAACAACAGTACTGTATAAAGGATGTAGTGGTGTTCGACAAATGCAACTTCCAGGATCAGATCTTTCGAGAAGAAACCGGCCAACGGATAGATACCAGCTAACGCAACTGACGCCAGGGTCATCATGATCCAGGTCCATTTCATCGATTTTTTAAGACCGCCCATTTTGAACGGGTCAAGCTCATCGTGCATTGCGTGCATAACATTACCGGCGCCAAGGAAGAGCAACGCTTTAAAGAAAGCGTGTGCCATCAGGTGGAACAGTGCAACCCAGTATGCGCCAAGCCCTGCAGCCACGAACATATAACCAAGCTGAGACAGTGTCGAGTAAGCGATGATACGTTTCATATCACGGTTAACCAACGCCATTGTTGCCGCAAACATCGCGACAAAGGCACCAAGGCTGGCAATAAAAAGACCGACATTCGGAATAAGGTCGTACAGTGGGAATGCACGGACGACCAGATAGACACCGGCGGTAACCATGGTAGCCGCGTGGATCAGTGCCGAAACCGGTGTCGGACCTTCCATCGCATCAGCAAGCCATGTGTGAAGCGGGAACTGTGCCGATTTACCCATCGCACCGATAAACAGGAAGATACCCATTGTTGTAAGAATGCCTGTCTCCAGAGCCGGAAGTGCAGCGAATACTTCGTCGTAACGGATTGAACCTGTATTCCAGTAGACAAGGAAGATACCGATCAGCATCGCAAGGTCGGCAATACGGTTCATGATGAACGCTTCGTTCGCCGCCCAGGTAGCTGACTCTTTGTGGTACCAGAAACCGATCAACGCCCATGAACAGACACCAACGCCTTCCCAGCCGATGAAAAGGCCAAGAAAGTTGTCGCTCATGACAAGCACCATCATCGAAAAGACGAAAGCAGAAAGCCAAGCGAAGAAACGGTTAAATGCCTTATCGTGATCCATGTAACCGACTGAATAGACATGGACAACAGTCGAGACCGTTGTCACGACCATCATCATCGTCACGGAGACTTGATCAACGACAAACCCGTAAGGGATATAAAGATCACCGGTTGCCATCCATGTCATCATCTCGACCTGGATCGGTTCACCGCCACCCAAGATATAGATGGCAAGGTAGAGACTTGCCAAAAATGAGGTGAAAAGGAGTGCTGAAGGGACGATCCCCGCAATCAAGTTTTTCTTGCTCATTCCAAAGAGTGCTGCAAAGAGTGAACCAACCAGTGGTGCAAAAAGTGCAGTATATAAATAAAATTCCATACTTTCTATCCTCTCATCGATATCATGGTATCAAGATCAATCTTGCCGGTACGTTTATACCAGACAACCAACAGACCCAGACCAACGGCGACTTCTGACGCAGCGATCGCAATAACGAAGAAAGCGAACATCTGACCTGTCAGGTCACCGTAGTAGCTTGATATCGCTGCAAAAGCGACATTGACCGCATTCAAAAGAATCTCCGTTGCAAAGAAAAGCATCAAAAGATTTTTACGACGCATGACACCTATCAGACCGATAGCAAAAAGCACGGTAGAGAGGATCAGGTAGTGTTGTAAAGTGATTTCCATCATACTACAGCCTTTTCTTTAGATTCACGTTCAATCTCTTCTTCTTTCATCAGTGTCAGAGATTGATCCATTTTCTTACCGGCGAGGATAATACCTGCGATCAT
Encoded proteins:
- the nuoL gene encoding NADH-quinone oxidoreductase subunit L, which codes for MEFYLYTALFAPLVGSLFAALFGMSKKNLIAGIVPSALLFTSFLASLYLAIYILGGGEPIQVEMMTWMATGDLYIPYGFVVDQVSVTMMMVVTTVSTVVHVYSVGYMDHDKAFNRFFAWLSAFVFSMMVLVMSDNFLGLFIGWEGVGVCSWALIGFWYHKESATWAANEAFIMNRIADLAMLIGIFLVYWNTGSIRYDEVFAALPALETGILTTMGIFLFIGAMGKSAQFPLHTWLADAMEGPTPVSALIHAATMVTAGVYLVVRAFPLYDLIPNVGLFIASLGAFVAMFAATMALVNRDMKRIIAYSTLSQLGYMFVAAGLGAYWVALFHLMAHAFFKALLFLGAGNVMHAMHDELDPFKMGGLKKSMKWTWIMMTLASVALAGIYPLAGFFSKDLILEVAFVEHHYILYTVLLLTAGLTAFYSFRLVALIFHGDERHLEHGIHPHEAYNFMLYAMAPLAILAVIAGMLFKTPYFEMVTQLLPAIEYHVHNHTVFWIMTIGTQLFVIAAIVYAYKKYAKAVKVDKKVESGLLYQLLYNQYYIPQFYEEYISKPYRELSDMMWKIDLKVVDATVDGVANIFYNTGKKTHTMQNGNLSSMLRWMVIGTLILLVLAAAFYIGQSDELAKLLSGLGVI
- the nuoK gene encoding NADH-quinone oxidoreductase subunit NuoK translates to MMEITLQHYLILSTVLFAIGLIGVMRRKNLLMLFFATEILLNAVNVAFAAISSYYGDLTGQMFAFFVIAIAASEVAVGLGLLVVWYKRTGKIDLDTMISMRG